In Halalkalibaculum roseum, a single window of DNA contains:
- a CDS encoding serine hydrolase: protein MTTSLRVFLTILIALFATAEQSVYPIDGYEETGINRLLRLQRIVNGEIDAPKPPPGAQKSITDIRLHLTDARGDSLSGLPEPDPQLQKSVRDIFPTLDESYSITLLDITPGRTIKYAQLKEKRGYQPGSVGKLAVLAALFNELDTVFPNSFAKKQELLRTKKVMAGSWGGYDEHEIPVYDPETGTFENRRVKESDVFSLYEWTDHMLSVSNNGAASVVWRESILMRVYGKEYPQLTEEEANRYFKTTPKKELSKIAMAIVNEPLREIGIGNEEWRLGRLFTSGASQIIPPSGGSIGTPLGLMKFLIAIEKGEFVDEKSSLEMKRLMYMTDRRIRYAASPALTDAAVYFKSGSLYKCQQEEGFKCGKYMGNVYNYMNSVSIVEQPDGRVYLVCLMSNVLKKNSASDHFTLASRIDKLIKSNS, encoded by the coding sequence ATGACGACCAGCTTACGGGTTTTCCTGACCATATTAATCGCCCTCTTTGCTACCGCTGAGCAATCTGTATATCCCATAGACGGCTATGAAGAGACCGGTATAAACAGGCTGTTAAGGCTGCAGCGTATCGTGAACGGAGAAATTGATGCCCCGAAGCCTCCCCCGGGTGCCCAAAAATCCATCACTGATATAAGGCTTCATTTAACGGATGCAAGGGGAGACAGCCTGTCGGGATTACCCGAACCCGACCCTCAGCTCCAAAAATCGGTCAGAGACATTTTCCCGACCCTGGATGAGAGCTACTCCATTACTTTATTGGATATCACTCCGGGGAGGACGATAAAATATGCCCAACTAAAAGAAAAAAGAGGATACCAGCCGGGAAGTGTGGGCAAACTGGCCGTGCTTGCGGCATTATTTAATGAACTGGATACCGTTTTCCCAAACTCCTTTGCAAAAAAACAGGAGCTCCTAAGAACCAAAAAAGTTATGGCCGGTTCCTGGGGCGGATACGATGAACATGAAATACCGGTTTACGATCCCGAAACCGGTACGTTTGAAAATAGAAGGGTTAAAGAAAGTGATGTGTTTTCCCTTTATGAGTGGACCGATCACATGTTGTCCGTCAGCAATAACGGGGCCGCTAGTGTGGTTTGGCGTGAGAGTATTTTGATGAGGGTTTACGGGAAAGAGTACCCGCAACTCACTGAAGAAGAAGCCAACCGCTACTTTAAAACGACACCTAAAAAAGAACTCTCTAAAATTGCAATGGCCATAGTCAATGAGCCTTTACGAGAGATAGGAATTGGAAATGAAGAGTGGCGGCTGGGCAGGTTGTTTACATCCGGTGCCAGCCAGATTATACCTCCTTCCGGTGGCAGTATCGGTACACCGCTGGGTTTAATGAAATTCTTAATTGCTATAGAAAAGGGTGAGTTCGTTGATGAAAAATCCAGTCTGGAAATGAAGCGACTTATGTACATGACCGATCGCAGAATTCGCTATGCTGCTTCTCCGGCATTAACCGATGCTGCCGTTTATTTTAAGTCCGGGAGTCTATACAAATGCCAGCAGGAAGAAGGGTTCAAGTGCGGAAAATATATGGGCAATGTTTACAATTACATGAATTCTGTGTCAATAGTAGAGCAACCTGATGGGAGAGTTTACCTGGTCTGCCTGATGTCGAACGTGCTCAAAAAAAATTCAGCCTCCGACCACTTTACCCTCGCCTCAAGAATTGATAAGCTCATCAAAAGCAATTCATAG